The Brachypodium distachyon strain Bd21 chromosome 4, Brachypodium_distachyon_v3.0, whole genome shotgun sequence nucleotide sequence ccggcggcggcgagaagcACGAACACGCAGCCGTCGTCCTTGCAGAACAGCAGCCGGCGGCTCTGTGGGCCATCAATGTGAGGTCGAGCTGCTGGGCCTTTGACGCGGGAATCGGTGTAGATCTCGGTCGTGGGCCAGGAatggaccggcccggccaggTGGTCGTGGAGCGCCCGCGGCGAGCCCAGgaagccgtcgccgccgccggagcaggGGAAGACGGAGCAGGAGCAGGGGGGGTTGAGGCAGCAGAGCCGGTGAACGTCGACGGAGATGTAGGGGACGAGCCCCCGGCAGCCGCAGCCGGAGTATGCCTTGTAAGGGCAGGGGACGCAGAGCGCGCGCATCAGCCCGTCCAGGTCGTCGCCGGAGCACCGCGTgtacgcggcggcggcgccattgtTGCTGCCGCACGCCCGGCACGGgttgctgccgcggcaggcggAGCACACCTTGTGCCCGGCAGCCTCGCACTGCATTGAGATCAcagttggaacttggaacaCAATGGAGATTTAAGAGATTGAATGAGGAAAAATAGGAGTACCTTGTAGATGGGGGGTTTGAGGGCGGCGGAGCAACCGGAGCAGTGGAGCCAGAGGTCCTTGTCCACGACCACCACAGCGACGGTAGTGTCGGCAGCTTGGTTGACTGCtgctgggccgccgccgccgccggggacaAGGGGCCTCCTTTGGGCGGACGATACTTGTTCTTTTTTCACCGCCGCCGTGGTATTGCTGGGgctcctgctgccgccgccgccgccgctgcttgttCGCATCCTCTTCTGCGACTCCGCCATGGAAAGCCGGATCCGCATCACCGCATGCACGGCCGGGGTCAGAGGTCGGAGACGACGGAGCTTCAAGACTGTAGTACTACACGATGAGCCAAGGAGCCAAGGAGTAGTATGCAAGAAGGAAGTACTCCTATTCTCTCTCCTATGAATTGCTTCTTTGAGAAGCCCAAGctagttagttttttttttaagactGCTAGAGTGATTGAGGGAAGAGTGATGAAACGTCGTCTCGAGTAGAAACTCCAATGTGTAATGACACCACTAAGATATACGACTATAATACGTTTTGTCtagtaaaaaaatcaaattaaattaaatttatATAAACCTTATGCAGATTGTGTTCTACTTCTTCCAGCAGCTCCGGTCACGACAAATGGTCGGTTGGTTTGCCCGTTGTTCCGGGCTCGGGTGAACGAGCGTTAGGGCGACAACGACGGCCGTGTCTCCGACGGCAAGGAGATGATCTTGGCAAGCCCGCTGCTTGAGCGCCACAAGGAATTCCTCAAAGTGGAGCATATATGTTCCCGCGACCACGGTGGCGGTAGGCGCTCGATGAGCTCCACGGTAGCGCAATTGACAGACGCCGCTGGGTAGGCGACCAACGCTCGGCAATATCCTAGCCTGcctcccccccaccccacccccacATGGAGACGTCCCCACAGCTCTGGCGGGAGAAGAAAAGGGATCATGAATTAGGGCATCAGCAGTGTATGTGGTCAAAAATTGTCATAAGGTGGGACCCATGCA carries:
- the LOC106866778 gene encoding uncharacterized protein LOC106866778, with amino-acid sequence MRIRLSMAESQKRMRTSSGGGGGSRSPSNTTAAVKKEQVSSAQRRPLVPGGGGGPAAVNQAADTTVAVVVVDKDLWLHCSGCSAALKPPIYKCEAAGHKVCSACRGSNPCRACGSNNGAAAAYTRCSGDDLDGLMRALCVPCPYKAYSGCGCRGLVPYISVDVHRLCCLNPPCSCSVFPCSGGGDGFLGSPRALHDHLAGPVHSWPTTEIYTDSRVKGPAARPHIDGPQSRRLLFCKDDGCVFVLLAAAGGAGELTAVAHCQDANEYRLLPKFSSALKTNQQRRRFS